aaaatttctatctcttattttatataaaaaaaatactaaaatttatttcaacTTTTGTCTGTCTCTCAGTACACAAATGCTACCTAAGATAGTATTTGGTTGATGTCCATGTCTCAATAAAACATAAACACGGTAACACATGTCTACTGTTTGGTTTGATAAGACACAGATTTTTTATGAACacagaaaaatttttgatggaCACAGAAAGACACAGATGGACACGGAGACACTAAATTAGTGTACCTCTAATTTAATGAGACACTGAGACACAACTTGTGAAACACTACTTTTTTACTCTTTTATccttattcaatttttaaattttcaaaatttatcctcttatctcctcaaatattttttttttacttcctCTTTTAAATTCTACaaccaaatttatttttctgttttcttaaaaaaaattatatatttaattttttatttatttgaattttaattaatctttgataaatttcggactttaattttctatttttttctaaaaaaaattatatatttaatatttaaatgataatttGATATGatattagaagaaaaaaaaatagggGAAGAAATTTAATAGTTATAATATGTAACTTTTGAGGTGATGGATGTATAGCGATATTAGTAAAATTTGTAGTTGAACGAAAAACAATTCAgactttttcaaatattttcaaatatttgtgtcttgttcattatttttaccaaacataatatataacacaaatattttatatctatgtctttagtgtctatgtctttATGTCTATGTCTCATCCTATACATCAACCAAACGGAGCCTAAACGACTTTGATCACGCTCTTAATGACTTTCCAACTTAAACATTTAACGAAACAATTCTACCAAGTCCTAACTGATCACTCATGCCATGCTGCTTCAACTCTTGGCAAAAACCGGTTCGAAGTTCAAACCTCGGAACCATCGCCATATGACCATTTAATTGGCAGATTCCCACCTGTAATACATGTTCGGTAGCATCCTTATTTACCAAGGCATATTATATACCAGAAAGGCAGGAACTATCACTACTGGCAAACCGTAACCAATTTATCAACTACTCATTATCATTATTCATTACCCATAAAGTCAATATTCCGTTATTTTGAACGCACACGATACTTCCTTACATTTACGTAACATTTTGGCCATCCCATATTTTAAACTAGTCATGCGGAAGCATCTTCAACATCCGAGTGCAATGCAGAGTCCAGAGGCTCATTCATGGCCGGCGTCCCACGGACACCCTATAACTAGGATGGACACACTTTTTTCGAGTAGCATTAATATATACAAAAGCATGGATTGATAGAGTACCCAAACTACCAGATGATAACATTCCTTTATGCTGCTTCAGCGAATCCAACTCTCCCTTGGCCAAAATCGAAGACAGTGTGATAGCGCCCCATGAACACATCTCCAAGGATCCAGAGGGGGCCACGTGGAGGAGGAATATCAATTGCAGTGAAGCCACTAATGCACTGAGCCGCAACACCTTCGCCAACCTTTAGTATATACTGAACAcaccaaaaaataaacaaataaatatttagaacAAAACAGGATAACCATTCCCGCATGAAAAGGAACCCAATAGGTTTTAGTATGCCATATACGGCATACCTCATCTGGGGAAAGGTCAAAAGTTCTTCCACCAATACTGAAGGAAATGGTAGGCATTTTAGACAAGTCCCCACAGTCAACAGATGATTCTCCCATCGGGCTAGGCATTTTATCACAAAGCTGCATCCACGAAGTACAATACCATTAAGAGGTGAAGCAATAAGATTAGATTACTCGTGAACAAAGCATGATCAAGAAACCTTCACTGACCTGGTTAACATAGTTTAGTATCCGATCTTTTGTCTGATTCTGATTGAGCTGGCTCCGCATCCAAACAACTGCCATCTCGCATGCAGAACAAGCAATACCGCCACCAGATGATGATCTTTGATGCTCATCCACCACACTCTCGATACCCCCACTAAAAGAACCACAAGTCCACAACCAAAATACAGATGAGCAATGTGACACACCAATtacattaatttaatatatgaTGGTATTTAGATTGCTGAAGCAAAGAATTTGGTGAAAAGAAAATCCTCTTTGGGACTTGCCTAACACCCCGTGTCCCATCAAAAGTGCACAATCCAATTTGGGTACAGATCTTCTTTGGAGGTGCCTGCAAGGGGAAAACAAAAGCCATAATTTAGAAGTAAAATACATAATTGTCTAATGCATGCCAACAACAGTTTCAAATTGCACTCACATCGGCCGCAAGCAGGTCTATGATTATTTGTCCATACTGCGCAACAACGGCTTTGCATTCTTGGCTTACAACTCCTGCTGCTCCAATTGCATGATTTATCATAGTAATCACAGTCTACAAGAACACATATTTGATCATAGAAATAATCTGGTTATTTGATGAGCATTTTCCATTTGGTAATACAAACAATCCAAACATAAACTCTAAAAGGCCAAAACCAAATTTGAAGAAATTAATACAGGGGAGAAATGAGGTCTGCACATAGTTATAACATAATCTAAAAACAAATATATTGCATAAGTTAGATAGGAGAGTAGAAAATGTCAAAAATCCTAGCATTTAGCAAGATATTAACTTTTGGATTTATTTCCTGTCATGATTTTTCTGTCAAATATTCTAGTGACAATATTTTGACCTTGTAGCAGTGTTATAGCATAGCAATAAGAATTAAAAGTGATTCAAAACCACAAACAATTAGCTGTTTAAACCTCTAGTTTACATTCGTTATCTACCTTTCATTAACCTCCCTAAATTCTACAAAAGGAATTGAAGAACAAACTGGAAACAACCATGGTTAGAGTACTTATTTTATTCATACCGTTGGACCTGCCAACAAAGAAGTCCCTGAGTCTGCAATAGCTGAACAGCTGTCAGCACAAATTCCTGGATAGCAATGTGATCAGGTCAGTAAATTAGAACTGAAATCATGAACCATTTATTATCATGTCATAAGAAAAACTAGCAgaattatactaattttttgGTCTTCACATACCAGTTTTTTTGTCTCCAATAAGTATATCTCCCATATCAAACTTTtgcgaagaaaaaaaaagggataaaagttagtaaaaaaataaaagggaaacaaaaaatgcattgtaatttttaagaaaaaagacTATATTTAATGATTAACCTCCCAATATCCTTTTCTTGACACAGGCACATAAGTGTGCTTTCCCTTGTAGTGATTGGGATCAACACCTCCAAAAACAAGTTCGCCcccattctcttcctctgggTTACGGTTCAGCCAAAATGAAAACACCGGTTCCTTAACAAGACCTTGATCAAGCATATTGTACCTGTTACACATTATATCTGATAAGAAACAGGGATCAGATGAACTTGAAGAAATGAATAATCAAAATTTGGATGCTAGCAGTACCAAACTGGAACAGCATTCCCAACTGCTATCTCTTGAAACCCAAGTCCCAATATTCCATCAAACTTGGCCACCAAAAATGTCACACTAGGCTCTCTATTTGCTTCAATAAATTCCTGGTGGAGATCAAAGGGTACTCTATCACTTAATAATACATAGAATGTGAAAAATCCAAGCAGATTACACCCTTGTC
Above is a genomic segment from Arachis stenosperma cultivar V10309 chromosome 1, arast.V10309.gnm1.PFL2, whole genome shotgun sequence containing:
- the LOC130944135 gene encoding aspartic proteinase-like: MGSKANAVVLWLFVSSLLLSVVLSAPNDGLRRIGLKKVKPDLNNRLAARLGSNDEALRASIRKHHLQNNLGGDDETDIVGLKNYLDAQYYGEIGIGTPPQKFSVIFDTGSANLWVPSSKCTFSIACYFHSKYKSAKSTTYKKNGTAVAIQYGTGAISGFFSYDNVKVGDIVVKNQEFIEANREPSVTFLVAKFDGILGLGFQEIAVGNAVPVWYNMLDQGLVKEPVFSFWLNRNPEEENGGELVFGGVDPNHYKGKHTYVPVSRKGYWEFDMGDILIGDKKTGICADSCSAIADSGTSLLAGPTTVITMINHAIGAAGVVSQECKAVVAQYGQIIIDLLAADAPPKKICTQIGLCTFDGTRGVSGGIESVVDEHQRSSSGGGIACSACEMAVVWMRSQLNQNQTKDRILNYVNQLCDKMPSPMGESSVDCGDLSKMPTISFSIGGRTFDLSPDEYILKVGEGVAAQCISGFTAIDIPPPRGPLWILGDVFMGRYHTVFDFGQGRVGFAEAA